In one window of Calypte anna isolate BGI_N300 chromosome 1, bCalAnn1_v1.p, whole genome shotgun sequence DNA:
- the LOC115598214 gene encoding uncharacterized protein LOC115598214: MGLGRKEFPTEKEEKEKKKIEVSSQPAPKSGALPAVQPKKKEGLDVLLPSEKYVLVKKEKQENKKEVVSHPAPKSVEIKLPLKTGLPTFQDPQERSLCVAGEEQTKYHQEKSREKKEITPLGSSNNPGEHTGSTCHVSPSAGKEVLKEGTERSGLQKEVLVKKEKQENKEERASEQVRKSGESPELGNSDAGSSWMLLVSAVSAVLLSPLLGEREQEEEAL; encoded by the exons atggggctggggagg AAGgaatttcctacagaaaaagaagagaaggagaagaagaaaatagaagtaTCTTCTCAGCCGGCACCGAAATCTG GTGCCCTGCCAGCTGtgcaaccaaagaaaaaagaaggccTTGATGTTCTCCTGCCTTCAGAG AAGTACGttcttgtgaaaaaagaaaagcaggagaacaaGAAAGAAGTAGTTTCTCACCCGGCTCCGAAATCTG tAGAAATAAAACTACCACTGAAGACAGGACTTCCCACGTTTCAGGACCCACAAG AGAGGAGCCTGTGTGTGGCTGGAGAGGAACAGACAAAATATCaccaagaaaaaagcagagagaaaaaagagatcACCCCCCTTGGATCCAGCAATAATCCTG GGGAGCACACAGGATCTACCTGCCACGTGTCACcatcagctggaaaagaagTCCTCAAGGAAGGCACTGAAcgctctgggctgcag AAGGAAGttcttgtgaaaaaagaaaagcaggagaacaaGGAAGAAAGAGCTTCTGAGCAGGTGCGGAAATCTGGTGAGAGCCCTGAGTTAGGGAATAGTGATGCAGGTTCTTCCTGGATGTTGTTGGTGTCAGCTGTGTCAGCTGTTCTGCTCAGCCCCCTTCTTGGAGAAAGGGAGCAAGAGGAGGAAGCATTGTGA